A genomic stretch from Telopea speciosissima isolate NSW1024214 ecotype Mountain lineage chromosome 7, Tspe_v1, whole genome shotgun sequence includes:
- the LOC122669864 gene encoding phosphoglycerate mutase-like protein AT74 gives MGHPPSHDNILPKRIILVRHGESEGNLDGTAYTTTPDNQIPLTPHGIEQARLAGERIRRVVSNDGRSQNWKVYFYVSPYQRTRSTLREIGRSFPRNRILGVREECRVREQDFGNFQVEERMKATKSAREKFGRFFFRFPEGESAADVFDRLSSFLESLWRDIDMKRLVHHRRCDDEINLVIVSHGLALRVFLMKWFKWTVEQFENLNNLCNCESRVIQLGAGGEYSLAIHHSEEELIQWGLSPEMIADQKWRAKANKGDWKDKCSWYLDTFFDHLPSVPCHSSSSDSDDNGNIPCDQNEEKENNAIAAAECR, from the exons atggggcaTCCACCGTCGCATGACAATATTCTGCCGAAGAGAATAATCCTAGTGAGGCACGGAGAGAGCGAAGGCAACCTTGACGGCACCGCCTACACAACCACCCCAGATAACCAGATCCCACTTACCCCTCACGGCATCGAACAAGCCCGCCTCGCCGGCGAACGCATCCGCCGCGTTGTCTCCAACGATGGCCGCTCCCAAAACTGGAAGGTCTATTTCTACGTATCACCATACCAACGAACCCGCTCCACCCTCCGCGAGATCGGCAGATCCTTCCCTAGGAATCGAATTCTCGGGGTCCGAGAGGAATGCAGGGTCAGGGAACAGGATTTCGGAAATTTCCAGGTAGAGGAGCGGATGAAGGCCACCAAGTCCGCTCGCGAGAAGTTCGGCCGCTTCTTCTTTCGATTTCCTGAGGGCGAATCCGCCGCCGATGTCTTCGACCGCCTCTCTA GTTTCTTAGAGTCATTGTGGAGGGACATAGACATGAAGAGACTTGTCCATCATCGACGCTGCGATGATGAGATAAACCTGGTCATCGTATCGCACGGGTTGGCGTTGCGGGTGTTCCTAATGAAATGGTTCAAGTGGACGGTGGAGCAATTCGAGAATCTGAACAATCTGTGCAACTGCGAGAGCCGAGTCATTCAATTGGGTGCAGGTGGAGAGTACAGCCTTGCCATCCATCACTCCGAGGAGGAACTCATCCAATGGGGACTTTCTCCGGAGATGATCGCCGACCAGAAGTGGCGCGCCAAAGCCAACAAGGGGGACTGGAAGGATAAGTGCTCCTGGTACCTCGACACCTTCTTCGATCATCTTCCCTCAGTTCCCTGTCACTCCTCATCCTCCGACTCCGATGACAATGGTAATATCCCCTGCGACCAAAATgaggaaaaggaaaacaacgccattgctgctgctgagTGCCGATGA
- the LOC122668444 gene encoding uncharacterized protein LOC122668444, with protein sequence MEKKLRELTEQVEGLKKQATPDAYSLVGRHPYQPEIMTALLPVGFKPPPFDRYDGTTDPTDHINYFNAMMTMYGGTEIVSCRAFPSSLKGAATSWFSWLPPNSITSFAQLYRAFVTHFQSSMKHKKTTMNLLSVKQRLNESIRSYVSRFNKESLDVRDLDEATAHTAMSNGLTHEDLIKDLARKPTKSMAELLNRCNEFANMEDVLQARKGNENEGENKRSATDDRRDEKRTKTDRRAESSDRAQSPEYTPLNRSRKEILMQIQDDGYIRRPRPMQAGSSRNPNKYCLFHKDEGHDTEECYQLKREIEELIRAGHLKRYIKGSREEHGSRRPEDHDQRKPEPRSKSLRTERETDKV encoded by the coding sequence atggagaaaaagctAAGGGAGCTGACCGagcaagttgaagggcttaagAAACAAGCAACTCCGGATGCCTACTCactggtcgggcgtcacccctATCAGCCTGAGATCATGACAGCATTGCTTCCAGTAGGGTTCAAACCACCTCCCTTTGACCGGTATGATGGGACTACCGACCCGAccgaccacatcaactacttcaacgcaatgatgaccatgtacggcgGGACTGAGATTGTTTCTTGCCGAGCTTTCCCCTCGTCCCTAAAGGGTGCGGCAACTTCTTGGTTCTCATGGCTACCGCCGAACTCTATTACAAGCTTTGCCCAACTTTACCGAGCCTTCGTCACGCATTTCCAAAGTAGCATGAAGCATAAGAAGACGACGATGAACCTCCTCAGTGTGAAACAGAGGTTGAACGAGTCGATCCGATCATACGTCTCCCGGTTCAATAAAGAATCCTTGGATGTTAGAGACCTGGATGAGGCCACAGCTCACACCGCAATGAGCAATGGACTTACACATGaagacctgatcaaggacttggctCGAAAGCCGACCAAAAGTATGGCCGAGCTCCTTAACAGGTGTAACGAGTTTGCAAACATGGAAGACGTTCTCCAAGCACGCAAGGGGAATGAAAACGAGGGAGAGAATAAAAGGTCAGCGACCGATGACCGAAGGGATGAAAAGCGGACCAAGACTGATCGCAGAGCCGAGAGCTCAGACCGAGCTCAGAGTCCCGAGTACACTCCCTTAAACAGGTCGCGAAAGGAaattttgatgcaaattcaaGACGATGGGTACATACGCCGacctcgaccgatgcaagccgggtcatcccgaaaccccaacaagtactgcCTATTCCACAAGGACGAAGGCCACGACACTGAGGAGTGCTACCAGCTGAAacgagaaatcgaagagcttaTCAGAGCTGGGCACTTGAAGCGATACATCAAGGGGagccgagaagaacatggaagtcgACGACCCGAAGACCACGATCAAAGGAAGCCCGAGCCGAGGTCTAAGAGCCTGAGGACCGAGCGCGAAACGGACAAGGTCTGA
- the LOC122668446 gene encoding phosphoglycerate mutase-like protein AT74 yields MGHHILPKRIILVRHGESQGNQTDTAYATTPDSQIPLTPLGIEQARRAGKSIHRVVSDDGLSHNWKVYFYVSPYQRARSTLREIGRSFPKDRILGVREECRIREQDFGNFQEAELMKANKSDRLRFGRFFFRFPQGESAADVFDRLSSFLESLWRDIDMKRLVHNQVCDDEINLVIVSHGLALRVFLMKWFKWTAEQFELLYNLDNCECRVIQLGAGGKYSLAIHHSEKELVKWGFSPEMIADQKWRANANKGDWNDKYLDTFFDHLPCDSSSSDSDDNDYVPCDQDGEMENNTHD; encoded by the exons ATGGGGCATCATATTCTGCCCAAGAGAATAATCCTAGTGAGACACGGAGAGAGCCAAGGCAACCAGACCGACACCGCCTACGCCACCACCCCAGACAGCCAGATCCCACTCACCCCTCTTGGCATCGAACAGGCCCGCCGCGCCGGCAAAAGCATCCATCGCGTTGTCTCCGACGATGGCCTTTCCCACAACTGGAAGGTCTATTTCTACGTATCACCCTACCAACGGGCCCGCTCCACCCTCCGCGAGATCGGCAGATCCTTCCCCAAGGATCGAATTCTTGGGGTCCGGGAGGAATGCAGGATCAGGGAACAGGATTTCGGAAACTTCCAGGAGGCAGAGCTGATGAAGGCCAACAAATCAGATCGCTTGAGGTTCGGCCGCTTCTTCTTCCGCTTTCCACAGGGAGAATCCGCTGCCGATGTCTTCGACCGTCTCTCCA GTTTCTTAGAGTCGTTGTGGAGGGACATAGACATGAAGAGGCTTGTCCACAATCAAGTATGCGATGATGAGATAAACCTGGTCATCGTATCGCATGGGCTGGCGTTGCGGGTGTTCCTAATGAAGTGGTTCAAGTGGACGGCGGAGCAATTCGAGCTTCTATACAATCTGGACAACTGCGAATGCCGGGTCATTCAACTGGGTGCCGGTGGAAAGTACAGCCTCGCCATACATCACTCCGAGAAGGAGCTCGTCAAATGGGGATTTTCTCCCGAGATGATCGCCGACCAGAAGTGGCGCGCCAACGCCAATAAGGGGGACTGGAACGACAAGTACCTTGACACCTTCTTCGATCATCTTCCTTGTGACTCCTCATCCTCCGACTCTGACGACAATGATTATGTACCCTGCGACCAAGATGGAGAAATGGAAAACAACACCCATGACTGA